The nucleotide window acATATTCCTTACATAACCCCCCCAAGTCCCATTCTATTCTCtcgtgtctctctctctctctctgaaacCATGCCTGtcacaaacacaacaacacctACAGTGGCAGAACACATCAAATGGAGAAGGCCCAGAAACCAATTcaaccaccaccatcatcaccATCACCACCCCATTTCAGAAACAGATCCAAACCCTCAAATCCCTTCCATAATCCAATCCACTAGGTGCAAGTCCACCATTTCCTCCCTGCTCCTCTCCACTTTCTCCAACAACACCTCCAATAATGCCACTGCCCACAGCAAGAAAAAAAGCAACTTTTCTGCATCAACCTTCAGAGGGTTGGGCTGCACTGCTGGCTCGTCGCAGCAGGTGTCGGTGCCGGCGGTGATTCGCTCCTCCGCCGATTGGCAAgggaagaaaacaagaaaaaagaagcaCAAGAGAAGCAACAGAAGCAGCAAGAACAAGACTTTCCATGGTGGGGTTCTGGAAGGTTCCAATCCAGGGTGTGTGGATTTTCAAGATGTTTGGTGTGGCCCTGGAATTGGGTTCTCAACAGATGCTGCTGCCTCTGTTGATTGTGTTGTGGCCAGGAAGAATGTCTCTTCTGCAAGAGGGAAAATTGATGTGGATAAGATCACTCACAGGGAGGTATTGTCATTTCTGCAATGTTTGATCTTTTTCAATGATTTGGTGCTTAAATCTGTTGAAAAGTttagtgcttttttttttcttttctacctCTTCTTTGTATTGGTCTTCTATCAAGAACAAGGTTTGCTTTCTATGGACAACCTGCATTAAtgaattttccatttttaaCCCCACCAAATCGATCTTTTGCAAGCATTAAGAATTCCTTTCTTGATTGGTAATTTTCTTAGGTTCTGTTTATCAATCAAATTAGTAGCAAGATAGAAAAATATCATTGGATTTTGCATTGATGAACATtgaagtgtttttttctttgatttttatcgGCACTCCGAAGGCCCATGCCACTTTTGTTATGTTTAAATTCCCAACAATAATATATACACAagacaaagttaaaaaaaaggtaGATTTTATGTATGGGCCTGAAGTCTTTGATCGCTTTCATTTAAGgctgttcttttattttcttttttcaacggCATGTGATCTCTGATCATCTTATTCAATATCAAAACAATTCTTTATAGTACAAATTAAGtcattaaaaacttttaattcgAGGAAAATAGGTCGATTCACCGTATTAATCCATTAATGCTTCTTTCATTTCATTATCCATGTGGAAATAACAAGAGAGATGatcgtttttaaaaaaattaatgactcagtattgattttttttaggaataattatttTGGTCATTAATAGCTAGAGCCTAGGGGCACCATTTCAAAACGCGTGCACCCATTTTTTTACCTTTAGTTTTAGATGCAAAGAAGTGCTGTTGATTATTGGATTGCTGTGGAGCCTTCCTTTGAAGTGGGAGACATGGATCCGTTTTTTATGGGTTTAGATAGACACGTGAATGATTAGTTGGGATTTTCGTTTGAATTCTGTatggtcataatttttgttTCACAATGCCTTGACATGATTTCCAACTAACGAACACTATTGGCAGCGATCATCGTATGTGGGAAGGCGCACAGAGACCTTCACTTTTCTGGACAGTACTGATCCTGACATTTTCACACCACGCTCTGCGTCTGACACTTATGGAACTGCTACATACTATCGTCATGTTAGAGATCCTTCCTCTGATGGCTTTGCTGAGGTTGCCTCTAATATACATATACCCTTTTCTCTATCTTTGTCGTCACTAATGTTAAGTGCACGCGTAGTACGATTGAGAATGTGTTTCATAGCAAAAATCTGGTGTGTTCTTATCAAatgatcatgattttttttttaatgacaacGTGTTTAAATTTGGaattattaattcaaattatttactTGGCGTATAGGACTTGCATGTGCTTGCTGAGGccactaaattataaaattgaattttggcTCACCTTGAAATGAATGTAGCGAGTCATGTTTTCAGgtgcaaataaaaaaagttgctGTTTTTGTTGCTAAGAATGAAAGGTTTTTTGTATGTTGTAATTTAGGGAATTTAGCGGAACAATTATGTTAGTGGGGTTTAGTGGAGCATTTACTTAAACATGATTCATTATTTAGTTAATGTATTTTGAGATTCCTATGGATGTGTCTTTTGGATTCAAGCACTTATTTTCCAAGAGTCATGTATGTTGTATGAAGAGGCGTCTTGTATAAATACTTATTTACTAGTGCATTTGCACAATAGGCCAAGAAATCCAAATGAAAGTCTTGGGGTGGTCGAGTCTTTTCCCTCTTCTTTCTATATCCCTTATTTCCTTCAGATTGGCAGGAGGTTAAACAGTGTATTTTGTGATTGAGTGCTGTGTTTCTAAGTTGGGTTGAGATGATCATGTGTGGATGTGTATATGGTTTACCCAATTTGTGTAGAATAGACACCTGACATATCATGTTTACACATGAATTTCCAAAACTGTTGCTCCTAACTGACACAAATTGCATTGAAGTTAGTTTagttttgcttatatttggGCAATTTACTTACAGTTGGTTGTCCTGTTATATGTTGAATAGATATAGTTTGATGCATAACCTATGTTACCTTTACAGAGTAGCCACACTAGTCGTTGGCCAAACAAAATTTGGTTTCTATGTTTTTGGATTATTAGATGTAACAGAGGCTTGTTAGTGcaagttataattttataatgaatGCATGTACATAGGAGTATTATGTTATATCCAATCACGTCTTTGCTTAGATTTTGTGGCAGTTAAGCTAATATTGTGTATCTTGATTTTTGCTTGCACTTTGAAGATAATGATGCTTCAAGGGAGTCTACTAATGGGTGGACAACTAAATTCACATGATCATTTCAGAGACTGGAGACTGGATGTTGATAACATGTCCTATGAGGTGATTTTTTCCTCAAGTAAAGATGTCTATTTTCTTGTACAATATTATATCCCCATGCTATGTTGTCCGTGCACATTGTTTTATATGTGTCAAAACTTCTGGTTTGTGTTTGATAGCAATTGCTAGAGCTTGGTGAGAGAATTGGTCATGTGAACACTGGACTCAAGGAAGATGAGATGGGACGGAACATAAGGAAGACTAGGATTCAATTTTGGGATGATACATCAAAGCTTCAAGTAGATAAAGAGTGCAGCATTTGTCAGGTAAGTTTGCATAATCGAATTAAATTGTTACATTGCTTTCTCTTTTTAATATGTGTTTaaagattgaaaataatttatcttgcTTTTGGGTTCAGGAGGAGTATGAAGCGGGTGATGAGTTGGGGAGGCTAAATTGTGAGCACAGTTATCACTTTCAGTGTATAAAACAATGGGTTGCACAAAAAAATTTCTGCCCAGTATGTAAGCAACAAGTTGCGGCTCGACACTGAGTGACTCAACCCTTCTGTTTTTTTGGACAGCTTCCATTCTCATCCATAAATTTGTGTATAGTTTTTCATATCCAATACAAGCAAGAGTTTTCATTCTTTGCTGTCAATTATCATTTCATCTTTCAAAATTCCTGCATCCTCTGCGAGGAATCGGCAATTATATGTTATCGAGTAAAGGTTTATATTCGGGCTGAGACCTTTGCATATTATACGCAAGAGTTGCCTTGCTTAAGagcagttattattatttttttgttttgggtttttaATGAAGTTGTGTCTGTGACGAAGTAGGGTGTTCTTATTTGGAATGCTTGTCCTCAACTATGCCTATCCATTTTGAATCCTATGGTGATAGTTTTTGTTGGCTGTTGCAATATCTATATTATGTAACTTGTTTATGGGAAAATTACTCTgcatattaaaatgaattgattCACAAATGGTATAGAAACCCTGAGTCTGTCACGTATTAAGTAATTTCATTGTGTAGCACTTGCAAAGACAAGGGTTACATCCATTCTTCATAAAACAGTTacattattttttccatttctctatccttcatttttcatcagtctaaaataaaaataattaaataaaattttaaatgtgtttAATCTCAATAAATCTTAGTTCTTTAAATCTTTACAAGTAATTTATTTTCGttggttttgatttttggaaCTACTTATGGAAATGTGTCATATATTAGCTGTGATATAAACTATTGTTCTAACACGATATTGTAACATAATATCGTTAGATACAGGCATGTTAATAAATGGTGAtagaaagtattttttaaaaaaaaactaactttgCAAAGATTAAGATCAACAATAGAAGATTTTTAAAAGATGAATATCAGCTCTCCAATTAAGGCAAACTGGAAGCACTAAACTCGAGGTGAGccacaaatattataaaacttcatttcattttcaactGACAAAGTTTTCATATGCTTGGAGAATTGAATGTTACAATACATTCACCATCATGGAACTCATTTCTTAAAGACCACTCATTTCCTTATTCCCAAATATTATCGACATGGGCAGTCATGAAAACACAAACTCATCTTGGCACTTTGTTAGTGACGAGGATGTCTCGATGTGAACCACAAAAAATAGACCACTCCATGCATAATGgttcacaaaattaaataaataaaaagtagacAACTCTCATGTCATATCATATCCCTGCATGAGCAATTAAAGTCTCAATCCTTGGTCTCTTACTCATTTGAATGCCAGTGATATATGAGCTGAGCTCGCATACTTCTCAgcattatcattatcatataTCACATTCCTAGCAATATGCTATCAAGTTGTAAGAGCAGTgcaactttcttcttgaaattTCTATCGGTGTTGTTGGCCCACAAGCAAAGCTTACAGTTGTAAGCATGAATTTATTTCAACCACCATGAAATGCTAGTTGCTAGGATTCTACTTTGTTGCcgtatttcttttctctttggtAGATAGATTTACAAGGGAGAGAATGTGTTTTGCAATCTCTGCTGAGGCATTGGGGTTTGCAGCCTTCAGAGCCCTCTCAGACATATCTTCCATCTTCTTCTTGTCCCCTATCATGCATTTCAATTTCCAAATCAATAaacaaggaaaaagaagaagaaaaaaaagagatacaTATTGCTTCTTGCAGGTACATTTAACTCAGAAAGGTAAATGCTGAATTTTAGAATTATATAAAGAACATGGTGA belongs to Glycine soja cultivar W05 chromosome 5, ASM419377v2, whole genome shotgun sequence and includes:
- the LOC114413693 gene encoding uncharacterized protein LOC114413693, which gives rise to MPVTNTTTPTVAEHIKWRRPRNQFNHHHHHHHHPISETDPNPQIPSIIQSTRCKSTISSLLLSTFSNNTSNNATAHSKKKSNFSASTFRGLGCTAGSSQQVSVPAVIRSSADWQGKKTRKKKHKRSNRSSKNKTFHGGVLEGSNPGCVDFQDVWCGPGIGFSTDAAASVDCVVARKNVSSARGKIDVDKITHRERSSYVGRRTETFTFLDSTDPDIFTPRSASDTYGTATYYRHVRDPSSDGFAEIMMLQGSLLMGGQLNSHDHFRDWRLDVDNMSYEQLLELGERIGHVNTGLKEDEMGRNIRKTRIQFWDDTSKLQVDKECSICQEEYEAGDELGRLNCEHSYHFQCIKQWVAQKNFCPVCKQQVAARH